A single window of Streptomyces griseoviridis DNA harbors:
- a CDS encoding DUF742 domain-containing protein: protein MTPPTASHDPYAEPYEDEGDQPLVRPYAMTGGRTRPRYQLAIEALISTTADPAALMGLLPEHQRICHLCREVKSVAEVSALLAMPLGVARILVADLAEAGLVAIHQPGGDETTGAPDVTLLERVLSGLRKL, encoded by the coding sequence ATGACCCCGCCCACCGCCTCTCATGATCCGTACGCGGAGCCGTACGAGGACGAGGGCGACCAGCCGCTGGTACGTCCCTACGCGATGACCGGCGGCCGGACCCGGCCGCGCTACCAGCTCGCCATCGAGGCGCTGATCAGCACCACGGCCGACCCGGCAGCGCTCATGGGGCTGCTCCCGGAGCACCAGCGCATCTGCCACCTGTGCCGTGAGGTGAAGTCGGTCGCCGAGGTCTCGGCACTCCTCGCCATGCCGCTGGGTGTGGCGAGGATCCTCGTCGCGGACCTGGCCGAGGCCGGGCTCGTCGCCATCCATCAGCCGGGCGGCGACGAGACCACGGGCGCTCCTGACGTGACACTGCTCGAAAGGGTGCTCAGTGGACTTCGCAAGCTCTGA
- a CDS encoding acyl-CoA carboxylase subunit epsilon produces MNPPDIRVEKGHADPEEVAAITAVLLARAASRPALTVPSRSHAKAPWRRLEREGGFRAPHSWH; encoded by the coding sequence ATGAACCCGCCTGACATCCGCGTCGAGAAGGGCCACGCCGACCCCGAGGAAGTCGCCGCGATCACCGCGGTCCTCCTGGCCCGCGCGGCATCCCGGCCCGCCCTCACGGTGCCGTCCCGCAGCCACGCCAAGGCGCCCTGGCGCCGTCTGGAGCGCGAGGGCGGCTTCCGCGCCCCGCACAGCTGGCACTGA
- a CDS encoding polysaccharide lyase 8 family protein: MSPTRRTFLSVAALAATALGTAPAPARSADPYDTLRARWLDLALGTGYDPAAEPYASRLADLGARARALRAAMAPTAGSLWPGQPFDPPSGITQSYSRLWTMTQAVVQHGTGSTGDPELLAAVLRGLDHLADTVYHPGTTPYGNWWEWQIGSPRLLMDITAALYEVLGAARTAAACAAVDHFVPDSALADYSGTSTGANRVDLCRSVALRGVLGRDGAKLALARDALSPVFPYVTRGDGLYADGSYVQHTWVAYSGTYGQVALDGLGRLFTLLAGSDWQVTDPGRQLVLDSVEHAYAPFLHDGLVMDCVNGRAISRGYLAADEQHLMRGDHFHGQALIAAITVLAGGASAAERERWYGMVKGWAQRDTVTPLLTAPQFGVADLSRLRAVADSAVPATPEPVGHRLFPAMDRAVHRGAGFTASIAMSSDRIAAYECGNGENPRGWHTGAGMVAWWAEGTGDQYTDWYWPTVDWYRLPGTTVSTRRLADRAGGEWGAARPDVRWVGGTTDGVHAAVGQHVKGLDSTLEARKSWFCLDDAVVCLGAGISCADGVPVETIVDNRNLGEGGTRRLAQGPGWAHLEGHGGWLVPRGRLRTLREDRTGAWSDINSTSTGERATRRWQTLWLDHGTDPVDARYRYVLLPGASRAGTAARAADPHWLTVLANDTIAQAVHVPAAGLTAATFWGPGGAGRLTASAGASVLVREVGRSATLWVSEPPRTGEPLEITWDRPVRGVVGHDPSVRVLSAGRRLTLGVTPGVSCSTHRCEVALP, translated from the coding sequence ATGTCCCCCACGCGCCGCACCTTCCTCTCGGTGGCCGCCCTCGCCGCCACCGCCCTCGGCACGGCACCCGCCCCCGCCCGCTCCGCCGACCCCTACGACACGCTCCGCGCGCGCTGGCTCGACCTCGCCCTCGGCACCGGCTACGACCCGGCCGCCGAGCCCTACGCCTCCCGCCTCGCCGACCTCGGCGCCCGCGCACGGGCCCTGCGCGCCGCCATGGCGCCCACCGCCGGCTCGCTGTGGCCGGGGCAGCCGTTCGACCCGCCGTCCGGCATCACCCAGAGCTACAGCCGGCTGTGGACCATGACCCAGGCTGTCGTCCAGCACGGCACCGGCTCCACCGGCGACCCGGAGCTGCTCGCCGCCGTCCTGCGCGGCCTCGACCACCTCGCGGACACCGTCTACCACCCCGGCACCACCCCGTACGGCAACTGGTGGGAGTGGCAGATCGGCAGCCCCCGGCTGCTCATGGACATCACGGCCGCCCTGTACGAGGTGCTCGGCGCCGCCAGGACCGCCGCCGCCTGCGCCGCCGTCGACCACTTCGTCCCGGACTCCGCGCTCGCCGACTACTCCGGCACCTCGACCGGCGCCAACCGGGTCGACCTGTGCCGCTCGGTCGCCCTGCGCGGGGTCCTCGGCCGCGACGGCGCCAAGCTCGCCCTCGCCCGCGACGCCCTCTCGCCGGTCTTCCCGTACGTCACCCGCGGCGACGGCCTGTACGCCGACGGCTCGTACGTGCAGCACACCTGGGTCGCCTACTCGGGCACCTACGGCCAGGTCGCGCTCGACGGGCTGGGGCGGCTGTTCACGCTGCTGGCCGGCTCCGACTGGCAGGTGACCGACCCCGGCCGCCAACTCGTCCTGGACAGCGTCGAACACGCCTACGCGCCGTTCCTGCACGACGGGCTGGTGATGGACTGCGTCAACGGCCGTGCCATCAGCCGGGGTTACCTCGCCGCCGACGAGCAGCACCTGATGCGCGGCGACCACTTCCACGGCCAGGCCCTCATCGCCGCCATCACCGTGCTGGCCGGCGGAGCGAGCGCCGCGGAGCGCGAGCGGTGGTACGGGATGGTCAAGGGCTGGGCCCAACGGGACACCGTCACACCGCTGCTGACGGCGCCTCAGTTCGGCGTCGCCGATCTTTCGCGGCTGCGCGCGGTCGCCGACTCGGCGGTGCCCGCCACCCCGGAACCCGTCGGCCACCGTCTCTTCCCCGCCATGGACCGGGCCGTCCACCGCGGCGCGGGCTTCACCGCGAGCATCGCCATGTCCAGCGACCGCATCGCCGCCTACGAGTGCGGCAACGGCGAGAACCCGCGCGGCTGGCACACCGGCGCCGGGATGGTCGCCTGGTGGGCCGAGGGGACGGGCGACCAGTACACCGACTGGTACTGGCCCACCGTCGACTGGTACCGGCTGCCCGGTACCACCGTCTCCACCCGGCGTCTCGCCGACCGCGCGGGCGGCGAGTGGGGCGCGGCCCGGCCCGACGTCCGCTGGGTCGGAGGCACCACCGACGGCGTCCACGCGGCCGTCGGACAGCACGTCAAGGGCCTCGACTCCACCCTTGAGGCCCGCAAGTCGTGGTTCTGCCTCGACGACGCCGTCGTCTGCCTGGGCGCCGGGATCAGCTGCGCCGACGGGGTGCCCGTCGAGACGATCGTGGACAACCGCAACCTGGGGGAGGGCGGCACCCGGCGGCTGGCCCAGGGGCCGGGATGGGCGCACCTGGAGGGGCACGGCGGCTGGCTGGTGCCGCGGGGGCGGCTGCGCACCCTGCGCGAGGACCGCACCGGCGCCTGGTCCGACATCAACTCCACCAGCACCGGCGAGCGCGCCACCCGCCGCTGGCAGACCCTCTGGCTCGACCACGGCACCGACCCCGTCGACGCCCGCTACCGGTACGTCCTGCTGCCGGGTGCCTCCCGCGCCGGGACCGCCGCCCGCGCCGCCGACCCGCACTGGCTGACCGTCCTCGCCAACGACACCATCGCCCAGGCCGTCCACGTGCCCGCAGCGGGCCTGACCGCCGCCACCTTCTGGGGGCCGGGCGGCGCCGGTCGGCTCACCGCCTCGGCGGGCGCGAGCGTGCTGGTCAGGGAGGTCGGCAGGAGCGCTACCCTCTGGGTGAGCGAGCCGCCGCGCACGGGTGAGCCGCTGGAGATCACCTGGGACCGTCCGGTGCGCGGGGTGGTCGGCCACGACCCGTCGGTGCGGGTGCTGTCGGCCGGGCGCCGGCTGACTCTAGGGGTTACCCCAGGAGTGTCGTGTTCGACGCACCGATGTGAGGTGGCTCTCCCCTGA
- a CDS encoding roadblock/LC7 domain-containing protein has translation MSQAAQNLNWLITNFVDNTPGVSHTVVVSADGLLLAMSEGFPRDRADQLAAVASGLTSLTAGASRIFEGGSVNQTVVEMERGFLFIMSVSDGSSLAVLAHPEADIGLIGYEMALLVDRAGTVLTPDLRQELQGSLLN, from the coding sequence ATGAGCCAGGCGGCACAGAACCTGAACTGGTTGATCACCAACTTCGTGGACAACACCCCGGGGGTGTCCCACACGGTGGTGGTCTCCGCCGACGGACTTCTTCTGGCGATGTCCGAAGGGTTTCCGCGGGACCGGGCCGACCAGCTCGCGGCGGTCGCCTCCGGCCTGACCTCGCTGACCGCCGGCGCCTCGCGCATCTTCGAGGGCGGCAGCGTGAATCAGACCGTGGTGGAGATGGAGCGGGGATTCCTCTTCATCATGTCCGTCTCGGACGGTTCGTCGCTCGCCGTTCTCGCCCACCCGGAGGCCGATATCGGCCTGATCGGGTACGAGATGGCCCTTCTGGTCGACCGTGCGGGCACCGTTCTGACCCCGGATCTCCGGCAGGAGCTCCAGGGCAGCCTTCTCAACTAA
- a CDS encoding GTP-binding protein: MDFASSDGGRATTSAKIVVAGGFGVGKTTFVGAVSEINPLRTEAVMTSASAGIDDLTHTGDKTTTTVAMDFGRITLDQDLILYLFGTPGQDRFWFMWDDLVRGAIGAVVLVDTRRLADCFPAVDYFENSGLPFVVALNGFDGHQPYAPEEVREALQIGPDTPIITTDARHRSDAKSALITLVEHALMARLR; this comes from the coding sequence GTGGACTTCGCAAGCTCTGACGGCGGGCGGGCGACCACCTCCGCGAAGATCGTGGTGGCAGGCGGCTTCGGCGTCGGCAAGACCACGTTCGTGGGAGCGGTCTCGGAGATCAACCCGCTGCGCACGGAGGCCGTCATGACGTCCGCCAGCGCGGGCATCGACGACCTCACCCACACCGGGGACAAGACCACCACCACGGTGGCCATGGACTTCGGCCGCATCACGCTCGACCAGGACCTGATCCTGTACCTCTTCGGCACCCCGGGCCAGGACCGCTTCTGGTTCATGTGGGACGACCTGGTGCGCGGCGCGATCGGCGCCGTGGTGCTGGTGGACACCCGGCGTCTCGCCGACTGCTTCCCCGCGGTCGACTACTTCGAGAACAGCGGGCTGCCGTTCGTCGTCGCCCTCAACGGCTTCGACGGGCACCAGCCGTACGCCCCGGAGGAAGTGCGGGAGGCCCTGCAGATCGGTCCCGACACCCCGATCATCACGACCGACGCCCGGCACCGCTCCGACGCCAAGAGCGCGCTGATCACGCTGGTCGAGCACGCGCTGATGGCGCGGTTGCGGTAG
- a CDS encoding acyl-CoA carboxylase subunit beta produces the protein MTVLDDAPGEPTDARGRVAELHEIRARALAGPSEKATEAQHAKGKLTARERIELLLDPESFQEVEQLRRHRASGFGLESKKPYTDGVITGWGTVEGRTVFVYAHDFRIFGGALGEAHATKIHKIMDMAIAAGAPLVSLNDGAGARIQEGVSALAGYGGIFQRNTKASGVIPQISVMLGPCAGGAAYSPALTDFVFMVRETSQMFITGPDVVKAVTGEEISQNGLGGADVHAETSGVCHFAYDDEETCIAEVRYLLSLLPQNNRENPPTVESSDDADRRSDVLLDLVPADGNRPYDMAKVIEEIVDDGEYLEVHERWARNIICALARLDGRVVGIVANQPQSLAGVLDIEASEKAARFVQMCDAFNIPIVTFLDVPGFLPGVDQEHGGIIRHGAKLLYAYCNATVPRISLILRKAYGGAYIVMDSQSIGADLTYAWPTNEIAVMGAEGAANVIFRRQIADATDPDAMRSRMVKEYKSELMHPYYAAERGLVDDVIDPAETREVLIRSLAMLQNKHADLPSRKHGNPPQ, from the coding sequence ATGACCGTTTTGGACGATGCACCGGGTGAGCCGACGGACGCCCGCGGGCGAGTGGCCGAGCTGCACGAGATCCGCGCCCGTGCGCTGGCCGGACCGAGCGAGAAGGCGACCGAGGCGCAGCACGCCAAGGGCAAGCTGACGGCGCGCGAGCGGATCGAGCTGCTCCTCGACCCGGAGTCCTTCCAGGAGGTCGAGCAGCTGCGGCGGCACCGCGCCTCCGGCTTCGGCCTCGAGTCCAAGAAGCCGTACACCGACGGTGTCATCACCGGCTGGGGCACGGTCGAGGGCCGCACGGTCTTCGTCTACGCCCACGACTTCCGGATCTTCGGCGGCGCGCTGGGCGAGGCCCACGCCACCAAGATCCACAAGATCATGGACATGGCCATCGCGGCAGGCGCCCCGCTGGTCTCCCTGAACGACGGCGCGGGCGCCCGCATCCAGGAGGGCGTCTCCGCGCTCGCCGGGTACGGCGGCATCTTCCAGCGCAACACCAAGGCGTCCGGCGTCATCCCGCAGATCAGCGTGATGCTCGGCCCGTGCGCGGGCGGCGCGGCCTACAGCCCCGCCCTCACCGACTTCGTCTTCATGGTTCGCGAGACCTCGCAGATGTTCATCACCGGTCCGGACGTCGTCAAGGCGGTCACCGGCGAGGAGATCAGCCAGAACGGCCTCGGCGGCGCCGACGTCCACGCCGAGACCTCGGGCGTCTGCCACTTCGCCTACGACGACGAAGAGACCTGCATCGCCGAGGTCCGCTACCTGCTCTCGCTGCTGCCGCAGAACAACCGCGAGAACCCGCCGACGGTGGAGTCGTCCGACGACGCCGACCGGCGCAGCGACGTGCTGCTCGACCTGGTCCCCGCGGACGGCAACCGCCCGTACGACATGGCCAAGGTCATCGAGGAGATCGTCGACGACGGCGAGTACCTGGAGGTCCACGAGCGCTGGGCCCGCAACATCATCTGCGCGCTGGCCCGCCTCGACGGCCGCGTCGTCGGCATCGTCGCCAACCAGCCGCAGTCCCTCGCGGGCGTCCTGGACATCGAGGCGAGTGAAAAAGCTGCGCGCTTTGTCCAGATGTGTGACGCTTTTAACATCCCGATCGTCACCTTCCTGGACGTGCCGGGGTTCCTTCCCGGCGTCGACCAGGAGCACGGCGGAATCATCCGTCACGGCGCGAAGCTGCTCTACGCCTACTGCAACGCGACCGTGCCGAGGATCTCGCTGATCCTGCGCAAGGCGTACGGCGGGGCCTACATCGTCATGGACAGCCAGTCCATCGGCGCGGACCTCACGTACGCGTGGCCCACCAACGAGATCGCCGTGATGGGAGCGGAAGGGGCGGCCAACGTCATCTTCCGCCGGCAGATCGCCGACGCCACCGACCCCGACGCCATGCGCTCCCGCATGGTCAAGGAGTACAAGTCCGAGCTGATGCATCCCTACTACGCGGCCGAGCGCGGCCTGGTCGACGACGTCATCGACCCGGCCGAGACCCGCGAGGTGCTCATCCGGTCGCTGGCCATGCTCCAGAACAAGCACGCCGACCTGCCGTCCCGTAAGCACGGCAACCCCCCGCAGTAA
- a CDS encoding YceI family protein, translating to MGIFGRKNDSDSTPASATSAPVVPDQAALTGEYTIDPAHSTLGFVARHAMVTNVKGKFLDFTGSLHLDGSDPSKSTASLDITMDSIDTGSADRDGHLKSADFFKTDEFPRMTFRSTAAESLGGDDYRITGDLEILGTSRPITIDLEFNGAAKDPFGNERVGFEGKAEILRSDWGLTWNATLETGGVLVSDKIKLNFDISAIKNA from the coding sequence ATGGGCATCTTCGGCCGCAAGAACGACAGCGACAGCACCCCCGCGAGCGCCACCTCCGCGCCCGTCGTCCCCGACCAGGCCGCGCTGACCGGCGAGTACACCATCGACCCCGCGCACTCCACGCTCGGCTTCGTGGCCCGCCACGCGATGGTCACCAACGTCAAGGGCAAGTTCCTCGACTTCACCGGCTCGCTGCACCTCGACGGCTCGGACCCGTCGAAGTCCACGGCGTCCCTCGACATCACGATGGACTCCATCGACACCGGGTCCGCCGACCGCGACGGGCACCTCAAGAGCGCCGACTTCTTCAAGACCGACGAGTTCCCGCGCATGACGTTCCGCTCCACCGCGGCGGAGTCCCTGGGCGGCGACGACTACCGGATCACCGGCGACCTGGAGATCCTCGGCACCAGCCGGCCGATCACCATCGACCTGGAGTTCAACGGCGCCGCGAAGGACCCGTTCGGCAACGAGCGCGTCGGCTTCGAGGGCAAGGCCGAGATCCTGCGCTCCGACTGGGGCCTGACCTGGAACGCGACGCTGGAGACGGGCGGCGTCCTGGTCTCCGACAAGATCAAGCTGAACTTCGACATCTCGGCGATCAAGAACGCCTGA
- a CDS encoding DUF742 domain-containing protein, producing MTTPPGGSHTGNWSYGPGQDQGEGSQNPNRYNFPSAPSHRRQPYAPQGPQGPGPSPYDQPPAPRIQPVEPQRRTPEPAPAGAASNPLVRPYAMTGGRTRPRYQLAIEALVHTTAQPHQMQGQLPEHQRICQLCREIKSVAEISALLTIPLGVARILVADLAEAGLVAIHQPGGDENAGGQPDVTLLERVLSGLRKL from the coding sequence GTGACAACACCACCAGGCGGTTCCCATACCGGCAACTGGTCGTACGGTCCTGGCCAGGACCAGGGTGAGGGTTCCCAGAACCCGAACCGTTACAACTTCCCCTCCGCACCGAGCCACCGCCGTCAGCCGTACGCACCCCAGGGTCCGCAGGGCCCCGGCCCTTCGCCGTACGACCAGCCGCCGGCCCCGCGCATCCAGCCCGTGGAACCGCAACGACGCACCCCTGAGCCCGCGCCCGCAGGGGCGGCGAGCAACCCTTTGGTGCGTCCGTACGCCATGACCGGCGGCCGGACGCGCCCCCGCTACCAGCTCGCCATCGAGGCACTGGTGCACACCACCGCGCAACCGCACCAGATGCAGGGCCAGTTGCCCGAGCATCAGCGGATCTGCCAACTCTGCCGCGAGATCAAGTCGGTGGCCGAGATCTCGGCTCTGCTGACCATCCCTCTCGGCGTGGCCAGGATCCTCGTCGCCGACTTGGCGGAGGCGGGCCTGGTCGCCATTCATCAGCCCGGCGGCGACGAGAACGCCGGCGGCCAGCCAGACGTGACACTGCTCGAAAGGGTGCTCAGTGGACTTCGCAAGCTCTAG
- a CDS encoding sensor histidine kinase codes for MRRSKNGPEPSARGNFTPPPRGAASAPAPGPQPTGATTSGGRFSPRNWRVPTRLNAILLIPVVVGLVMGGFQVKSSIDTWRDAEDAESTARLVRASLSYADALYNERDITTAPLLKGTSQTAADKKTVSDARATTDKAADAFDRAAQGMPAKPGLERRLTLFRAEEPRIAALRAAAYTSKLPAVQTEEGYVTVAHPLMEFANELGLGTGNITSYGRTVYAISLTKAALSLERAIGMHLLINPGPDAKNLAKQRVALSSYAYLEGIAVEEYIGGGTEADAQKLTEAEAKLKTDGAALAKKAEEDAAAKGETYVAPPSNPTDMVTALSTLSNTDTDERADLARQGITAQNWWAVNTLKYNAYRQIEADLADKAVGEASDIASGAQRDAIITGAAVVVALLLAFILAGAVARQMSRSMRRLRNAAFSIAEQRLPTLVDQLSRTDPGRVDTRVAPIPIHTKDEIGEVARAFDQVHREAVRLASEQALLRGNINAIFTNLSRRNQSLIEGQLTLITDLENNEADPDQLENLFRLDHLATRMRRNGENLLVLAGEEPGRRWDQPVPLVDVLRAASSEVEQYERVELSGVPEAEIHGRAVTDLVHLLAELLENATTFSSPQTKVRVTATRLPDGRVMIEIHDKGIGLTAEDFADINHKLANPPTVDAAISQRMGLFVVGRLSDRHGIRVQLRPSGEQAGTTSLVMLPDAITHGGGGGEQRLDRDEFTVSQIMPEQGGHPALGEDFAQQQAQPLRTAAELGFDDSQYTGVPDDIRELDPAGRPLPREERQGPSEPRPQGEQSPQQGSEGVTFGSAGFDARPAFDAAQGGYPAPGGAFDAPAAYEEPQQAPYGEQQPPAYEEPYYAQNGTLPQNDAFSAPGGYREPGHPESGQDEHGGGRPPQQDGFPSFDQPSYQGDWPQQDGYRNDYQAEYAPEAESAPGADASDLDRVGFDRPGPTSSASHELTDAGLPRRGSGAGGARPTGQEAQAPGTGGGNTSAFVAFGGNGGAGNGDGGLWQSANDERWQQASQLRKPKAGGVTSSGLPRRVPKANLVEGAAESTPQGGPQISRAPEDIRGRLSNLRRGVQRGRNAGSEKNGQGFGPDSTYDQER; via the coding sequence GTGAGGCGAAGCAAGAACGGTCCTGAGCCGTCGGCCCGGGGCAACTTCACCCCGCCGCCGCGCGGCGCGGCGTCCGCCCCTGCGCCCGGCCCGCAGCCCACCGGCGCCACCACGTCGGGCGGCCGCTTCTCACCCCGCAACTGGCGGGTGCCCACCCGGCTGAACGCGATTCTCCTGATACCCGTGGTGGTCGGCCTCGTCATGGGCGGCTTCCAGGTCAAGAGCTCGATCGACACCTGGCGGGACGCCGAGGACGCGGAGAGCACGGCCCGCCTGGTGCGGGCCTCGCTCTCCTACGCCGACGCCCTCTACAACGAACGCGACATCACCACGGCGCCGCTGCTGAAGGGCACGTCGCAGACGGCCGCCGACAAGAAGACCGTCAGCGACGCCCGCGCCACCACCGACAAGGCCGCCGACGCCTTCGACCGGGCGGCGCAGGGCATGCCCGCGAAGCCGGGCCTCGAACGCAGGCTGACGCTGTTCCGGGCGGAGGAGCCCAGGATCGCCGCGCTGCGGGCGGCCGCGTACACCTCGAAGCTGCCCGCCGTGCAGACCGAGGAGGGCTACGTCACCGTCGCCCACCCGCTGATGGAGTTCGCCAACGAGCTGGGCCTCGGCACCGGGAACATCACCAGCTACGGCCGGACTGTCTACGCGATCTCGCTGACCAAGGCCGCCCTGTCGCTGGAGCGTGCCATCGGCATGCACCTGCTGATCAACCCCGGGCCCGACGCCAAGAACCTCGCCAAGCAGCGCGTCGCCCTCTCCTCCTACGCCTACCTCGAAGGCATCGCCGTCGAGGAGTACATCGGCGGTGGCACCGAGGCCGACGCCCAGAAGCTCACCGAGGCCGAGGCGAAGCTCAAGACGGACGGCGCCGCGCTCGCCAAGAAGGCGGAGGAGGACGCGGCGGCCAAGGGCGAGACGTACGTCGCGCCGCCGAGCAACCCCACCGACATGGTCACCGCGCTCTCGACGCTGAGCAACACCGACACCGACGAGCGCGCCGACCTGGCCCGGCAGGGCATCACCGCGCAGAACTGGTGGGCGGTGAACACCCTCAAGTACAACGCCTACCGGCAGATCGAGGCGGACCTCGCCGACAAGGCGGTCGGCGAGGCGTCGGACATCGCCTCCGGCGCCCAGCGCGACGCGATCATCACCGGTGCCGCCGTCGTCGTCGCCCTGCTGCTGGCCTTCATCCTGGCCGGCGCGGTCGCCCGGCAGATGAGCCGCTCGATGCGCCGGCTGCGCAACGCCGCCTTCAGCATCGCCGAGCAGCGGCTGCCGACCCTCGTCGACCAGCTCTCCCGCACCGACCCCGGCCGGGTCGACACCCGGGTCGCGCCGATCCCGATCCACACCAAGGACGAGATCGGCGAGGTGGCCCGCGCCTTCGACCAGGTGCACCGCGAGGCGGTCAGGCTCGCCTCCGAGCAGGCCCTGCTGCGCGGCAACATCAACGCGATCTTCACCAACCTCTCGCGCCGCAACCAGTCCCTGATCGAGGGCCAGCTGACCCTGATCACCGACCTGGAGAACAACGAGGCCGACCCGGACCAGCTGGAGAACCTCTTCCGGCTCGACCACCTCGCGACCCGGATGCGCCGCAACGGCGAGAACCTCCTCGTCCTCGCGGGCGAGGAGCCCGGCCGCCGCTGGGACCAGCCGGTGCCGCTGGTCGACGTGTTGCGCGCCGCCTCGTCCGAGGTGGAGCAGTACGAGCGCGTCGAGCTGTCCGGCGTCCCCGAGGCGGAGATCCACGGCCGCGCGGTGACCGACCTCGTGCACCTGCTCGCCGAACTCCTGGAGAACGCCACCACCTTCTCCTCCCCGCAGACCAAGGTCCGGGTCACCGCGACCCGGCTGCCCGACGGCCGTGTGATGATCGAGATCCACGACAAGGGCATCGGCCTGACCGCCGAGGACTTCGCGGACATCAACCACAAGCTGGCCAACCCGCCGACCGTGGACGCCGCGATCTCCCAGCGGATGGGCCTGTTCGTGGTCGGCAGGCTCTCCGACCGGCACGGCATCCGGGTGCAGCTGCGCCCCTCGGGCGAGCAGGCGGGCACCACCTCGCTCGTCATGCTCCCCGACGCCATCACGCACGGCGGTGGCGGCGGTGAACAGCGCCTCGACCGGGACGAGTTCACCGTCTCGCAGATCATGCCCGAGCAGGGCGGCCACCCGGCGCTCGGCGAGGACTTCGCCCAGCAGCAGGCCCAGCCGCTGCGCACGGCCGCCGAACTCGGCTTCGACGACAGCCAGTACACCGGGGTCCCCGACGACATCAGGGAACTGGACCCCGCGGGGCGCCCGTTGCCGCGCGAGGAGCGCCAGGGACCGTCCGAACCCCGTCCGCAGGGCGAGCAGAGCCCCCAACAGGGCTCTGAGGGCGTCACGTTCGGCTCCGCGGGCTTCGACGCGCGTCCGGCGTTCGACGCCGCCCAGGGCGGCTACCCGGCGCCCGGCGGGGCGTTCGACGCCCCAGCGGCGTACGAGGAGCCCCAGCAGGCGCCGTACGGGGAGCAGCAGCCTCCGGCGTACGAGGAGCCGTACTACGCCCAGAACGGCACGCTGCCGCAGAACGACGCGTTCTCCGCCCCGGGCGGGTACCGGGAGCCGGGGCATCCGGAATCCGGCCAGGACGAGCACGGTGGCGGCAGGCCGCCTCAGCAGGACGGTTTCCCCTCGTTCGACCAGCCGTCCTACCAGGGGGACTGGCCTCAGCAGGACGGCTACCGCAACGACTACCAGGCCGAGTACGCTCCGGAAGCGGAGTCCGCACCGGGCGCAGACGCAAGTGATCTCGACCGCGTAGGCTTCGACCGTCCGGGACCGACCTCGTCCGCGTCCCACGAACTCACCGACGCCGGGCTTCCGCGTCGCGGTTCGGGCGCGGGCGGCGCCCGGCCCACGGGCCAGGAGGCACAGGCTCCGGGCACGGGCGGCGGCAACACCAGCGCCTTCGTCGCGTTCGGCGGCAACGGCGGCGCGGGCAACGGCGACGGCGGCCTCTGGCAGTCGGCGAACGACGAGCGCTGGCAGCAGGCCTCGCAGCTCCGCAAGCCCAAGGCGGGCGGGGTCACCTCCTCCGGCCTGCCGCGGCGGGTACCCAAGGCCAACCTGGTCGAGGGAGCCGCCGAAAGCACCCCCCAGGGAGGTCCACAGATCTCCCGTGCTCCGGAGGACATCCGGGGCAGGCTGAGCAACCTGCGTCGGGGCGTCCAACGAGGACGCAACGCGGGAAGTGAAAAGAACGGCCAGGGCTTCGGTCCTGACAGCACCTACGACCAGGAGCGTTAG
- a CDS encoding GTP-binding protein has translation MDFASSSGGPVSQSRSTTSAKIVVAGGFGVGKTTFVGAVSEINPLRTEAVMTSASAGIDDLTHTGDKTTTTVAMDFGRITLDQDLILYLFGTPGQDRFWFMWDDLVRGAIGAIVLVDTRRLADCFPAVDYFENSGLPFVIALNGFDGSQPYNPDEVREALQIGPDTPIITTDARHRADAKSALITLVEHALMARLR, from the coding sequence GTGGACTTCGCAAGCTCTAGCGGAGGGCCGGTTTCTCAGAGTCGCTCCACCACCTCCGCGAAGATCGTGGTGGCAGGGGGCTTCGGCGTGGGCAAGACCACGTTCGTCGGTGCTGTCTCGGAGATCAACCCGCTGCGCACGGAGGCCGTCATGACGTCCGCCAGCGCGGGCATCGACGACCTCACCCACACCGGGGACAAGACGACCACGACGGTCGCCATGGACTTCGGCCGCATCACGCTCGACCAGGACCTGATCCTGTACCTCTTCGGTACCCCGGGGCAGGACCGTTTCTGGTTCATGTGGGACGACCTGGTGCGCGGCGCGATCGGTGCGATCGTCCTGGTGGACACCCGGCGACTGGCCGACTGCTTCCCCGCGGTCGACTACTTCGAGAACAGCGGCCTCCCCTTCGTCATCGCCCTCAACGGCTTCGACGGCAGCCAGCCGTACAACCCCGACGAGGTCCGTGAGGCCCTCCAGATCGGTCCCGACACCCCGATCATCACGACCGACGCCCGCCACCGCGCGGACGCCAAGTCGGCGCTGATCACCCTGGTCGAGCACGCCCTGATGGCGCGGCTGCGGTAG